The sequence GGAGGAGTCCGGGCACGAAGGAATGGAGCACTCTTCCGACGGCTCGATCCCGGACGGGCTGCAGGAAGCGGCCGATCCAAAGTATCCGGTCGGATCGGAAGCGATCATCGAGACCGACCATATGCCCGGCATGAAAGGCGCGACGGCGACCATCGTCGGTGCGTATGGTACGACGGCGTATGTCATCACCTACGAGCCGACGGACGGCGGAGCGAAAGTGGAGAATCATAAGTGGGTCATTCAGGAAGAACTCGAGGATGCTCCGGAAGCGCCCGTGGAAGACGGCACCGAAGTGACCGTGCTCGCCGATCATATGAAAGGCATGAAAGGGGCGGAAGCCGTCATCGAAACGTCCAAAGAGACGACCGTCTATATGATCGACTACATGCCGACCGACGGCGGAGACGAAGTGAAGAATCATAAATGGGTGACGGAAGACGAACTATCAGCGAAAGAAGACTGATCAGCCGCGCAGCACCGCATCCCATACTGGGAAAGCGGTGCTGCTGTTTTCATTTACGGCTTGAAGGTTATAGACGGAAGAGAGGTGAGAATATGCTTGTCGTCATTTCCTGGATTGCTATTGCCATCGGCCTGCTCAGCAGTGCCGTGATTATCATAGACATCATCCGCCACCCGCAGAAGATGGCGATCATGAATGTCGTCTGGCCGCTGAACGGCTGGTTTTTCGGGCCGATCGCACTGATCGCCTACTACAAATGGGGACGCATCCAGGCGAAGAACATGGACATCGCCCACACACGGGGAAAAGGCGCCAAAGTGTTCGTCTCGACATCGCACTGTGCGTCAGGCTGTTCGTTCGGTGATGCAGTCGCCGTTCCGATTGTCGCGCTGACGGGCTTCACTATTGCAGGAACGGTGCTTTTCGCACACTATGTCATGCAATTCGCACTGGCCTACATCTTCGGCATCCTGTTCCAGTTCGCGTCCATCTACCCGATGAACAAAGAGCAGGGCAAGATGCATGCCCTCATCGGCGCCGCCAAAGCGGATACCATCTCGCTGATCGCCTTCGAAGTCGGCATGTTCGGCTGGATGGCGCTTGTCCACTACGTGCTATTCCAGACACCGCCCGAACCGACGAGTCCCGTCTACTGGTTCATGATGCAGATCGCGATGATTTTAGGATTTGCCACGAGCTACCCGGCGAACGCCTGGCTTATCAGGAAAGGCATCAAGGAAGCGATGTGACGATAGAGTGGGAGGCTGTTTCGAAGCTGTGTCAACATATTCGTATCGGCTGTGCCAATAAAAAACAGCGGTGATCGGACTCGCGATCACCGCTGTTTTGCTTATTCTGTCTCCGGGAAGAACGCCTGCGCCGTCCGGACATCGACGAGCGCCGGGCCGTCCGTGCGGAGTGCCTCTTCCAGCACCGACTCAAGAGCCTGATCGGAATCCGGCCGGAACCCTGTCCAGCCGCATGCTTCCGCGACGCCGACAAAATCGGGGTTCGTCAGCTCGGTACCGATCCCTTTTGCATCGAGCACTTTCAGCTTATCAACTTCCATCTGCAGCGAGCCGTTATTCAGGACGACGACCGTAATATTGAGATGGTACCGCGCCGCCGTCAGCAGATCGGCAAGCACCATCTCAAGACCGCCGTCCCCGACGATCGCCACGACCTGTTTCTCCGGCTGCGTGAGCTTCGCGGCCATGGCGGCGGGCAGGCCGAAGCCCATCGTCCGCCAGTAGCCGGATACGAGAATCGTCTGGTCCGTCTGCCGGAAGTTGCGGTTCATCCACACGGTGTTGTCGCCCGTATCGAGAGCCAGGATGGCATCGGACGAAACCGTGCGGTCGAGTGCGCGCATGAGACGCGACGGATGGACCGGGAAGCCCTCCGTATTGCCTTCCTCTTCATTCTGGCGGTCCCATTTCTCTTTGACGTCCGTGCAGCGGGCCAGCCAGTCATCCGAACGGGAGAACCCTTCGAGACCGTCCGCCAGCAACGGCAGCACGTCTTCCGTATTGCCGGTGATGCCGAGGCTGACGGGGATCGTCTTCTCCAGCTGGTCGAAGTGGCGGTCGATCTGGATCACCTGGGCAGCGGACGGCACATGCCCCTCCGGCCACCACGTCGTCCCGGCCAGCAGCACGACATCCGCCTCCTTAAGCAATGGGGACGCATGCGGATTGCCGCCTTCGCCGATCCCCTGCAGCATATGCGGGAAGGACGCTTCCACGAGACCTTTCCCGCCGAGACTCGCGAGAATTCCTGCACCCCAGCTGTCCGACAGCCGTTTCAGATCATCGACGGCTTCCGACGCACCGGCTCCCGCGAGGATCATCGGCCGCTTGGCGGACTTCATGATGGATACCGCTTTCGTCAGACTTTCCTCCGTGAAGACGGCGGCCCCTTCGATGACATCCGCAAGCGGCCGCGACGTATCCGACGACTCCGCCATGAACAGATCCTTCGGCACGGACAGATGCGTGACACCGCGCTGGCGGAGCGATGTCCCGGCAGCCCGTTCCAGCAGGTCGAGCGCGGCATCCGGACTCGCGAGATTCGCTGAATAGAGCGCGAACGGCTTCATCAGGTCCTGCAGGTTGATGAACTGCGGGAATTCCGTGCCGATCTTATCGCTCGGCGCCTGTCCTGTCAGCGCCAGGACCGGCGCATGATCCGCATAGGCATCCCCGAGACCGTTCAGCAAGTTCGTCGCTCCCGGACCCATCGTTGCCGTGCAGACACCGAGCCGGCCGGTCAATTTCGCTTCCGCCGACGCCATGAAGGCCGCCACCGACTCATGCTTACAGGCGATGAATTCAATGTCGTCCTGCTTCGCGAGCGCATCGATCAGTCCGAAACTCGCATCCCCGACCACTCCGTAAATCCGTTCCACGCCATACAGGGACAGCTGTTCCAGCATCACCTGTGCCACTGTTTTCGCTGTGTTTGCCACACGATCACTCTCCTCATCGCTGTTGTGTCTGCAGTCATTCCGATCATTCTCAGTCTTCCCTGGATGAATCCGCAACAAACGCTGGAGGTGATTCTGCGAAAACCGGTACTTCAGTGAGTCGGCCGAGAGGTATGAGAAATTACTTCAGCCGTCCCGCAGCTGCCTCGGATAACAGCGTCAGCGTATCCTGCCGATGCGCAAAATCCGGCTTACTGATATCGCCGAGCGGTGCGCCCATCACAACCGTGATGAATTCCGAATCCCCGATTGCCGCCAGCGTCGCCCAGCATTGACCGGCTTCGTACGTCGTGCCCGATTTGCCGCCGAGAATCTCGAACCCTGGCTGTTCCGCGCCAGCGAGCGAGGACAGCACCGTCGATCGGAGCAGAAGGCCGCCCGGATGATCGGCGGTCGCCGTCGTCTGGAACTGACCTCGTGTGAAGATCGCGCGGAAGTCCCGGTTGTCCAGCGCATGATCGAGCAGCTTCGCCATATCGGCCGCCGTCGTGTACTGCTGCGGATCATGCAGTCCTTCCGGATTCACAAAGTGCGTCCCGGTCATCCCGATCGCCGCCGCTTTTTCATTCATCAGCCCGGCAAACTTAGCCGGACTGCCCGCAATGTGAACAGCCAGTGAATTCGCCGCCTCGCCGCCCGACGGCAGCATCGTCCCGTACAGCAAATCCCGGTACGTGACCCGTTCACGGCCGTAGAACCCGGCCATCGATGCGTTCACCGCCACCATCCGCTGGTAGGTCTCGACATCGACAGGCGCGGCAGCCGATAAATCATCGATGTGCTCCAGAGCGACGAGCACTGTCATCACTTTCGTCAGCGATGCCGGAAAAGCTTTTGCCTCCGCTTCTTTCGCATAGGCAATCTTCCCGCTGCCGCGTTCCGTCATATAGATATGAGGGCTCGCATACCCGTCCGCTGGAGCGCCGCCCAACATTCCAGGCAGGCCGATATGGACGCGGCCGGCGACTTGGGAGCCAATAAAGAAAAGCAATGCAATTACGAGTATCAAACGGAATAATTTCCACATCAGTATCAGCCTTTCTGATCAAACCTCAGCCTCAAGCATACGACGAAATAATGAAGCGCAGGGCAGCATATCTATGAAGATTCTCTTAACAGCCTTCTCTGAGAATCAATTAGGGATGCAGCACGGTCTGAAGACACACCAAAAAACCGGGCATCCGCCTCAGGATACCCGGTACACTCCGTATGTCCATAAATCAATTCAAAGCGTCTCCGCCCGCTGCACAGACGGTTCGACCGGCTCCGCCCCAGGCGCAAGTTCCGCGGCCGGCTTCTTCGACCAGATCGTCGCTAAGATCGGCCCCGAAATGTTATGCCAGATCGCACCCCACACACTCGGCAGCGCCGCAAGCGGTCCGAAGTGCGCCGTCGCGAGCGCGACACCAAGCCCCGAATTCTGCATGCCGACCTCGATCGAAATCGCGCGGCGGTCCGTCTCGTTCAGCCGCAGCATGAGCGCCGTCATATAGCCGAGCAGCAGGCCGAACCCGTTATGCAGGAACACCGCCGCAAAGACGACGAACCCGGATGAGATGACATTGCCCGCATTCGCGGACGTCACCGCCGCCACGATGATCAGGATGGCAAGCACCGAAATGAGCGGCACGACCGACACGCTCTTCTCAACCGCCGCCGGGAAGAACCGGCGGATCAGCAGGCCGAGCACGATCGGCACGATGATCACCTGCACGATCGACTTGAACATCGACAGCGGATCGACCGGCAGCCATTGGCCCGCAAGCCACAACAACAGTACCGGCGTTACAATGGGTGCGAGCAGCGTCGACAGCGACGTCATCGCCACCGACAGCGCCAAGTTCCCCTTCGCCAAATACACCATCACATTCGACGCCGTCCCGCCCGGCACACAGCCGAGCAGCACAAGCCCCGCCGCCAACTCAGACGGCAGCTGGAACAGATACGCCAAGCCGAACGCCACGAGCGGCATGATCACGAACTGCGCCGCCACCCCGACAAGGACCGGCAGCGGATTTGTCGCAATGATCTTGAAATCCACCGCCTTCAGTGTCAGTCCCATGCCGAACATCACCACGCCCAGCAAAATCGAAATATACGCCCCGAGTCCAAGAAACGGCGTCGGAAACAGAAACGCCAAAGCCGCAGCCAAAATCACCCACACCGCAAAATACTTCCCGGCAAACGAACTCACCGATTCCAGCACTTTCATGCAAAAACCCCCGATTTCTCATAACTGAGTAATAAAAGAACCAACTCTGTCGGCTCTAAGAATGAAACCTATTATACTCAATTATCAGAATGTTGCAAGATATATTTCATATTGCACTTAAATTAATTGAAAGTGAGCAAGGAGGCAATAGAATAAAAGGGTTGCGAATGAATGAATAAAGACAGGCACTTTAGTAGCTGCCTGTCTTTGAACAATATAATTATAGCTCCACTTTCACAGGGAAGTTTTCTTCATACTCCATGTCATCCCAACTAAATACATGAAGTTCCATTTCTAAGTCAGAATTTAATTCGGGGAATTTATATCCCTCGTAATC comes from Sporosarcina trichiuri and encodes:
- a CDS encoding YdhK family protein gives rise to the protein MKKYLLTASAALALVLAGCASEGEEQEKNGVEETQGADQNTAADENQDAGEQEESGHEGMEHSSDGSIPDGLQEAADPKYPVGSEAIIETDHMPGMKGATATIVGAYGTTAYVITYEPTDGGAKVENHKWVIQEELEDAPEAPVEDGTEVTVLADHMKGMKGAEAVIETSKETTVYMIDYMPTDGGDEVKNHKWVTEDELSAKED
- a CDS encoding DUF4396 domain-containing protein, whose translation is MLVVISWIAIAIGLLSSAVIIIDIIRHPQKMAIMNVVWPLNGWFFGPIALIAYYKWGRIQAKNMDIAHTRGKGAKVFVSTSHCASGCSFGDAVAVPIVALTGFTIAGTVLFAHYVMQFALAYIFGILFQFASIYPMNKEQGKMHALIGAAKADTISLIAFEVGMFGWMALVHYVLFQTPPEPTSPVYWFMMQIAMILGFATSYPANAWLIRKGIKEAM
- a CDS encoding D-alanyl-D-alanine carboxypeptidase family protein, coding for MWKLFRLILVIALLFFIGSQVAGRVHIGLPGMLGGAPADGYASPHIYMTERGSGKIAYAKEAEAKAFPASLTKVMTVLVALEHIDDLSAAAPVDVETYQRMVAVNASMAGFYGRERVTYRDLLYGTMLPSGGEAANSLAVHIAGSPAKFAGLMNEKAAAIGMTGTHFVNPEGLHDPQQYTTAADMAKLLDHALDNRDFRAIFTRGQFQTTATADHPGGLLLRSTVLSSLAGAEQPGFEILGGKSGTTYEAGQCWATLAAIGDSEFITVVMGAPLGDISKPDFAHRQDTLTLLSEAAAGRLK
- a CDS encoding thiamine pyrophosphate-binding protein: MANTAKTVAQVMLEQLSLYGVERIYGVVGDASFGLIDALAKQDDIEFIACKHESVAAFMASAEAKLTGRLGVCTATMGPGATNLLNGLGDAYADHAPVLALTGQAPSDKIGTEFPQFINLQDLMKPFALYSANLASPDAALDLLERAAGTSLRQRGVTHLSVPKDLFMAESSDTSRPLADVIEGAAVFTEESLTKAVSIMKSAKRPMILAGAGASEAVDDLKRLSDSWGAGILASLGGKGLVEASFPHMLQGIGEGGNPHASPLLKEADVVLLAGTTWWPEGHVPSAAQVIQIDRHFDQLEKTIPVSLGITGNTEDVLPLLADGLEGFSRSDDWLARCTDVKEKWDRQNEEEGNTEGFPVHPSRLMRALDRTVSSDAILALDTGDNTVWMNRNFRQTDQTILVSGYWRTMGFGLPAAMAAKLTQPEKQVVAIVGDGGLEMVLADLLTAARYHLNITVVVLNNGSLQMEVDKLKVLDAKGIGTELTNPDFVGVAEACGWTGFRPDSDQALESVLEEALRTDGPALVDVRTAQAFFPETE
- a CDS encoding bile acid:sodium symporter family protein; its protein translation is MKVLESVSSFAGKYFAVWVILAAALAFLFPTPFLGLGAYISILLGVVMFGMGLTLKAVDFKIIATNPLPVLVGVAAQFVIMPLVAFGLAYLFQLPSELAAGLVLLGCVPGGTASNVMVYLAKGNLALSVAMTSLSTLLAPIVTPVLLLWLAGQWLPVDPLSMFKSIVQVIIVPIVLGLLIRRFFPAAVEKSVSVVPLISVLAILIIVAAVTSANAGNVISSGFVVFAAVFLHNGFGLLLGYMTALMLRLNETDRRAISIEVGMQNSGLGVALATAHFGPLAALPSVWGAIWHNISGPILATIWSKKPAAELAPGAEPVEPSVQRAETL